The Lacticaseibacillus rhamnosus DNA window ATCAGGCGCCGGATGACGCATGGGGGATGACCGTTGCCCCTGAAGCAGCGCCGGACAAGCCGACTTTTCTTGATCTGACCTTTCAACAAGGGGTTCCAGTAGCATTAAATGGCAACCCCATGCCGCTGGCTGCCATGATCAAACAGCTTAATCAAATCGCCGGTGCAAATGGCATTGGTCGGATTGATAAAATCGAAAATCGTCTCGTTGGCATTAAATCGCGTGAAGTCTACGAAGCACCGGCTGCAGCAGTCCTCATGACGGCGCACCACGATCTGGAAAACCTCACGCTCGAACGCGATGTCCAACACTTCAAGCCAACCATTGAGAATAAATTGACGAATATGATTTACGAAGCCCAATGGATCTCACCTTTATTCGATGCTTTGATGGCTTTCATCGATAAAACCCAAGCCGTCGTCAACGGTACCGTCAAGATGAAGCTTTACAAAGGCAGTGCCGTCCCAGTCGCGCGTCAGTCCACTCACAACTCACTTTACGATGAAGACCTGGCAACCTACACCAGTGCCGATTCCTTTGATCAGGAAGCGGCCGCGGGCTTCATCAAGCTTTGGACGCTGCCGACCACTGTCTTTGAGCAAGTCAACCATGTTCACTCCGAGGAAAAGCAACATGACTGATAAGCTATGGGGCGGCCGGTTCACCGAAAAAGCCGCGCACTGGGTTGATGCATTCGGCGCATCCATCGGTTTTGATCAACAAATGGCCAAAGAGGATCTTGAAGGATCGCTAGCCCATGTCAAAATGCTAGGCAAAACCGGCATCATCCCGCAAGCCGACGCCGACACGATCACCGCTGGCTTACATCACCTGAAAAAAGAACTGGCAGCAGGCAAATTGCATTTTACCGTTGAAAATGAAGATATTCATCTCAACATGGAAGCCTTACTGACAGCCGAAATCGGGCCAGTCGCCGGCAAGCTGCACACGGCTCGTTCCCGCAATGATCAGGTAGCGACCGACCTCCATCTATGGCTCAAACATCGCCTACCTGCTATTAAAGAGGCCTTGACGAACCTGCAAACCGTTCTCGTTGGTCAGGCAAAAGCCCACGCCGCCACGATCATGCCTGGTTACACCCACATGCAGCACGCCCAGCCAATCACCTATGGCCATTATTTGTTGGCGTATTTCGAAATGTTCCAGCGCGACTGGGAACGTTTCGACTTTACCCAAAAGCACACCGACATCTTGCCATTAGGCGCGGCTGCACTGGCTGGCACGACTTTCCCGATTGATCGCGAACTGGTGGCCCAAGAATTAGGCTTCGATCAGCTGTATCACAACAGTCTGGACGCCGTATCAGATCGCGACTTTGCACTGGAATTTCTCAGTAACAGTGCGATTTTGATGCAGCATTTAAGTCGCATGGCCGAAGAATTGATTTTGTGGTCAACATTTGAGTTTAATTACATCGAACTCGGTGATGACTTTTCCACTGGCAGCTCGATTATGCCTCAAAAGAAAAACCCGGATTTTGCCGAGCTGATTCGGGGCAAAACCGGGCGCGTGTATGGTGCGCTGATGGGGCTGCTCACCACCATGAAGGCCATTCCGCTGGCGTACAACAAGGATATGCAAGAGGATAAGGAACCGATTTTTGATGCTTATAACACGATCCTTGGCTCCTTGCATATTTTCACCGGCATGCTTAGTGATCTCACGGTGCATGAACAGCGCATGGCCGCCGCCACAACGCATGACTTCAGCAATGCAACCGAGCTGGCAGACTACTTGGCAACAAAGGGCGTTCCTTTCCGCCAAGCCCACGCAATTGTCGGCGAGCTGGTACTAAAAGGCATCAAAACCGGCACGGCGCTTCAGGAAATGCCATTAAGCGAACTTCAGGAAGCCGCACCGCAAATCCAAGCAGACGTTTACGCAGAACTCACCTCAAAAGCAGCGGTCAATCGCCGTACCTCCCTTGGCGGCACAGCGGTTAGCAACGTTTTGAAAGAAGTTACCCGCGATGAGAAAATCATTGCCGATCATGAAAACGCGGCACCTTCCATGTAAGTAAAGCAACGATATTTGAAGTTGTGCATCACGACAAAATAAAATCGGTCTTAGAGTGGCAAGACGCTCTAAGACCGATTTTGCTTTCCTTACGACATTTGAATCAACAAGGACACAACGACTTCAATCATTATCTTGTGCGTTTTTGCAAACTAAACGTTGACCACGGTTTGATTAGCGTTAACAGATCTGCGTCATCAGCCGCAACATGGCCAATTAAATTCCGCTGGCCATCATCGCTAAATGGTGTCAAAACGATTTGGAACTCGCCTTTATAGCGGCCATACGCATCGTTGACGACCACAATATCGCCGCGTTTGAAGGGTTGGCCATGGTCGTGGGCGGGAATACTGGCCGTGCTATACGTGATACGAGGCTGGGTATCCCGCAGTAAATACGCCGATGCATCCCCACGATATAAATGCGGCGCGGCAAATGCTATTTTTTCTTCAAGCGGCGTGATACTTGCCAACATTTCGGCATGCAAGATCGGGTATGGCGCCAGAAAAGTATCGGCAACGGCTTTAAGTTCCGCTTCAGTCGCAAAAGCATTACCGATGATCACATCATCAATCAAGCCGGTCAGACACAAATGCGTTGTTTGACTGGCAATGTTGCGATGGCGATCAGACTCCATTGTCGGCAACCCATCATGCAGCGGCCAAGGCCCGATTTTACCGCTGGATGACGACACAAATGCGGCGGTATGCAATCCATACTCTCGGTACTGCTGGGAGTATTCGGTAAAGATAGCCTCACTCAGACCTGTGAACGCCTGCGGATAGAAGTTATGACAGCCGATTAGGTTATCGCGGTTAGGGTCATAAGCCATGATGCTTGCAAGATAATTGGTTCCATGGCTCATATTCAATTCGATTTTTAAGCCATATGGATTGCGGGTCATCCGCGCTTCTTCTGCGCCGGTGAAGCCTTCATCCAGTCGCAGTCCCCAAACATGAAGCGTTTCAAAAAAACTCAGATCGTCATAGCTAATCTTCAGCTCCTTGAACAACGCCGGATTAATATCAACGATCGTCTTAAACCCAAGCTGATTGGCATAATCGATTGTCTGGCGAAACTTAGCCAACAGATCTTCACCATCTTCTCCCAGCAGTTGCAAGAGTGAGGTGAAAATGCGGGTGTAACCATACCGATGTGCCAGATCAAGATAGGCTTTGTTCTCCTCGAAACTGCTTTGATCCGGATAAAGCGAGATACCTAATCGTTTCATTTCACAAGAATCCCTTCTTAGTTAAAATACTGTGCTGCCATTTGCCGTGACATCTTCTTAAAGCGATGTTTGCGTTGCCAGTTTAATAAAAACCCGGCCGTGCGATTATTAGCTTTGCCTTTTGCGGTTTTGCCTTCAATGATTTCAGTGTAATCCAGCTGCATCTGCTGATCACCGAGATCGCGTAATTGATAATCCACATGATAATGATCGCGGTCAGTGTCTAGTTCATACGCGTAACGCTGATTGGCAATGGCATGCGTAATCGTCAGCTTCCCCGTCATGCCATTCGCCCACTTCTTCTGGTACGTGAACCCATCAAGACTGCCCACCAGAACTTCTCGCCCAGTGTGCGCCTTGATGTCCGCCTGAGCCGAGCGAATCAGTTGCCCATACATGAACGCCGCCGGAACCTTGAGTGTCATCTGAATTTTCAACTGAAAACCGCCTTTCTAAAACAATTTTTCCTATAACCGTTAATCAGCAAGCTGGGCTGGTTTAATTCGATTGGCCGCCTTAACAAATGGTACATAGATTAAGAAGCCGATGATCATATTCACCGCCTGTAACACAGCTGCTCGCCAGTCCATGGTTGCAACTAAAGCATTTAAAAATGGCGGCATCGACCATACAATCTGATTCTTGATCGGTGAAACCAAGCCACTCACTACCGCGCCATAAGCAATGGAAACCATCACTACCGGCGCCAAAATAAACGGAATGAAGTAAATGGGATCAAGCACAATCGGCATCCCAAACATAACCGGTTCATTGACATTGAAGAACCCTGGCGCAATCGACAGCTTTGCAACTGCACGCTGATCATCGCGCTTTGAGAACATCAGAATCGCAATCAGCAGCAGCAAAGTTGAGCCGGCGCCACCAATCCACGCATATAAGTCAAATGAATTGCGAGTCCACAGATACGGCAGTGC harbors:
- the argH gene encoding argininosuccinate lyase; its protein translation is MTDKLWGGRFTEKAAHWVDAFGASIGFDQQMAKEDLEGSLAHVKMLGKTGIIPQADADTITAGLHHLKKELAAGKLHFTVENEDIHLNMEALLTAEIGPVAGKLHTARSRNDQVATDLHLWLKHRLPAIKEALTNLQTVLVGQAKAHAATIMPGYTHMQHAQPITYGHYLLAYFEMFQRDWERFDFTQKHTDILPLGAAALAGTTFPIDRELVAQELGFDQLYHNSLDAVSDRDFALEFLSNSAILMQHLSRMAEELILWSTFEFNYIELGDDFSTGSSIMPQKKNPDFAELIRGKTGRVYGALMGLLTTMKAIPLAYNKDMQEDKEPIFDAYNTILGSLHIFTGMLSDLTVHEQRMAAATTHDFSNATELADYLATKGVPFRQAHAIVGELVLKGIKTGTALQEMPLSELQEAAPQIQADVYAELTSKAAVNRRTSLGGTAVSNVLKEVTRDEKIIADHENAAPSM
- a CDS encoding DUF3284 domain-containing protein — its product is MKIQMTLKVPAAFMYGQLIRSAQADIKAHTGREVLVGSLDGFTYQKKWANGMTGKLTITHAIANQRYAYELDTDRDHYHVDYQLRDLGDQQMQLDYTEIIEGKTAKGKANNRTAGFLLNWQRKHRFKKMSRQMAAQYFN
- a CDS encoding DUF871 domain-containing protein codes for the protein MKRLGISLYPDQSSFEENKAYLDLAHRYGYTRIFTSLLQLLGEDGEDLLAKFRQTIDYANQLGFKTIVDINPALFKELKISYDDLSFFETLHVWGLRLDEGFTGAEEARMTRNPYGLKIELNMSHGTNYLASIMAYDPNRDNLIGCHNFYPQAFTGLSEAIFTEYSQQYREYGLHTAAFVSSSSGKIGPWPLHDGLPTMESDRHRNIASQTTHLCLTGLIDDVIIGNAFATEAELKAVADTFLAPYPILHAEMLASITPLEEKIAFAAPHLYRGDASAYLLRDTQPRITYSTASIPAHDHGQPFKRGDIVVVNDAYGRYKGEFQIVLTPFSDDGQRNLIGHVAADDADLLTLIKPWSTFSLQKRTR
- a CDS encoding argininosuccinate synthase yields the protein MTEKIVLAYSGGLDTSVAIPWLMDKGYEVIAVVLNVGQPDADFDAIQQKALKVGAIDSIVVDAQDEFADHYVAPVIKANALYEGDYPLVSALSRPLIIEHLVKIAHAQNATAIAHGSTGKGNDQVRFEAAIHALDPEMKIEAPIRDFHWSREEEIDYAKEHHVPVPIGKKSPYSIDANLWGRANEAGILENPWNQAPDDAWGMTVAPEAAPDKPTFLDLTFQQGVPVALNGNPMPLAAMIKQLNQIAGANGIGRIDKIENRLVGIKSREVYEAPAAAVLMTAHHDLENLTLERDVQHFKPTIENKLTNMIYEAQWISPLFDALMAFIDKTQAVVNGTVKMKLYKGSAVPVARQSTHNSLYDEDLATYTSADSFDQEAAAGFIKLWTLPTTVFEQVNHVHSEEKQHD